The genome window GACGCTCTCCTCGGAGAAAGTCGACATCGGGCCGACCCTCGACATCACCGAGGTGACGCTCGTCTTCGAGGGCGACGCCGAGACGCTCGACCCGCTGATAGAGCGGTTCTCGCAGAAAGCGATGCGCGCCGGCGGGTAACCGTGTCCGAAGACCACGGGAACGGCGAAAGAGACGCGGGCGCACCCCCAGACGACGCCGAACCGACCGTCGTCGATATCGAAGACGTCCCCATCGAAGGGCAGGTTATGCTCGTCGCGGGCGCGAAGGCGAGCATCCCGCCGGAGCGGCTTCCGGCGCTTCTCACACGAACGCAGGCGGACCTCGGCGGCCGGATAGACGACTATCGTCAGCGGTACGAACTCGTCGACGAGACCGACGAGTACGCCGCGTTCTTCGTTCCCGACGACCACTGGGCGGGCGTCGGCGAGCGGCTCGGACTCGACCACCGAGAGACGGACGCGATTCGCCGAACCCACGAGGAGCAGTTGCGTCGAATCGGGCGCTCCGACGGTCGGCGAGAGGAGTTCGACTCGGCGCTCGAAATCAGACAAGTCGCGGTTATCGGCCTGTAACCGCCGAGACTCGACGCTCGGAGTCGGCGGTCGAGATAGCCGCCGACGGAGTACGTCCGGACTCGGTGTCGGAGCGGTAGACGTTCATCGGTTCGTTCTGGTCGCTCCCGTACAGCAGCTACCGCCGTCTTCGCTCACGTCTTCGAGAATCACCTGGCCGTCGACTTCGACACCGGACCGACCGATTGCATCCCTCGCCGGCGTGTTTTCCGAATCGCAGTTCATTCGACTCGCTGAGAGAAGAAGGTGACGCCGTTGCCGGATAGACAGGGGTTTCCTATCGGGTGTTCCGAGAGTGTACATGAACGTTCCTACGGAACTTCGGACCGGCGTCCGGGACGTGTTGCCGTTGTTTCTCGGCATCGTTCCGTTCGCCGTCGTCTTCGGCGTCGCCGCCGTCGACGCCGGGCTCTCGGCGGCGCAGGCCGTCGGCCTCTCGGTGTTCGTCTTCGCCGGTGCGTCGCAGTTGGCGACGCTCGACCTGCTCGCCCGCGACGCCGCCGTACCGGTCGTCGTACTCACCGCCGTCGTCATCAACCTCCGCATGCTGATGTACTCGGCGTCTCTCGCGCCGTACTTCCGGTCGCTCGCCGGTCGGTCGAAGGCGGTGCTGGCGTACTTTCTCACCGACCAAGCGTACGCGCTCTCGGTCGCGCACTACGGACCGCTCGGAGAGGCGGAACCGTCGGGCGTCTCCGACCGCCGCTGGTATTACCTCGGCGTCGCGGTGAGCCTCTGGGTCGTCTGGCAGTTGGGGACGGTCGCCGGACTCGTCCTCGGCACCGGCGTCCCCGACGGTTGGGGCCTCGACTTCACCGTTCCGCTGGTCTTTCTGGCGCTTCTCGTGCCGGCGATGAAAGACGTGCCGACGACGGTGGCGGGCGTCTGCGGCGGAGTCGTCGCCGTCGTCGCCGCCGGACTCCCGCTGAACCTCGGGTTGCTCGTCGGGGCGACGGTGGGTATCGTCGCCGGACTCCTCGCGGAGCGTGGTCCTCGATGACGACGTCGTATCCGACGACGACGGTGTGGGCCGTCGTCCTCGCCATCGGCGTGCTGACGTTCGCCATCCGCTTTTCGTTTCTCGCCCTGTTCGGGTCCGGGTCCGCGGGTGGTCGAAGCGGGGCCGGAGAGACCGTCTCGCCGCGAATCCGCGCGGTGCTTCGGTACGTCCCGCCGGCAGTGTTGGCGGCGCTGGTCTTCCCGGCCATCGTGACGATAGAGCCGACAGTCATCGAGACGCTCTCGAACGACCGACTGCTCGCCGGTGCAATAGCGGCAGCCGTCGCCTGGCGCACCGAGAGCGTCATCGCGACCATCACCGTCGGGATGGGCGCGCTGTGGGCGCTACAGTTTTTGCTCTAGGTGGCTAGCGAAAAGGAGTCGGCGACCCGAGTCGAGAAGAGAGCTCCGCCGTTCACGGCGTCGACGAGACGCTCCGCGTCTCGTTCGCAGATCAAAGTTAGAACGCTTCGCGCTCCGAGGACGGGTGTGAATCCGACGGCTGCTCGGACGGCGAGGCGACCAACTCGGTGAGTATCCCGAGATACCGGTGACTGACGCCGTCGACTCGGAGCCCCGCCTCTATCACGACCTGTTCGGGCGTCTGGTTCCACCGACAGCCCATCTGCTCGAAGTGCCACGGCGCGAAGCGGTCCTGCAGCCGCGCCAGCGGTTCGACGCGGCTTCGGCCGTGTTCGAGCAGGAGAATCTGTCCGTCGGGCTCGCAAACCCGGGCCATCTCTTCGAGCGCCGCGACCGGGTCGGGGAACGTACACGTCGACAGCGACGAGACAACCGTGTCGAAACTGTCGTCGCCGAACGGAAGCGCCTGCGCGTCGGCCTCTCGGAGGTCGGCGTCGATGCCGAGTTCGTCGGCCCGCTTCCGCGCTCGCTCCAGCATCTCCGGACTGAGGTCGACGCCGACGACCGAGACGCCCGCGGGGAGGTACGGGAAGTTGGCTCCGGTGCCGCAGGCGACGTCGAGTACGCGACCGCTGGCCCGCGAGAAGAGGCGGTGACGGCTCCGTCCGAGGAACAGCCGGTCGAACGGCTCTGCGCGGTCGAACTGCGACGCGGCGTCGCCGTAGATGCGCCGGAGCTCGTCGACGGACTTTCCGGGTCGCTCCGAGTTCTCTGCGCTCACAGTACGTGATGAGCTACCGAGTACCAAAAATCGTACTGTTGCAGAGATTCGCGGAACAAGCCCACGACTTCGGTCGCGTGATTTCACGGCCGTTCTTCGGACGGCGACTCGCGCTCGCGGACGGCGGCGAACCGCTGTGCGGCGTCGGCGATTCGCTCGAACGCGAGGACGAAGCGGTAGAGCAGGTAGAGCGGTAAAACGGCGACGGCGAGCCAGATGACGAAAAACAGTTGTTGAGCAATGAGTATCGAGTACAGCGCGAGGAAGAAAAACAGGACGAGCGCGACGATTCCCGCGTTCGTCCGTGCCAGTTCGCGGAGGGTCGGAGGGCTTCGGGACATACTCCTTCTGCGGTAGACTCGCTGAAAAAGTTTGCTCGAACAACACTCTCTGTGGCTGTCCGTTTGAGCGAGTCGGCGTGGTCGAATCGAAGCCGACCGCGAGACGCGGATACGACGTAGCGGTCGCTCGAGAACTGGAAAAAGAAAAATCTGGCTCTGTTGAAATCCTCAGAGAGTTACACGTCCACCCGGTAGTTTGATCGGATGCAGACCCTCCCGAAGTCGCGGTTACTCCAGTTTGTTGAGCAGGCATTCCACTTGGCTCAACGAGCTGTCGCCCGCTACTCCTCGAAGTTCTCAAAACGACGCTATACACTCCACCAGCACATCGTCCTCCTCTGTCTCAAAGTTCGGAAGAATACGACATACCGGACGCTTCTCGACGAACTCATCGAGATGCCCCGCATTCGGAGAGCCATCAATCTGGACGAACTCCCGTCACCCTCAACATTGTGTAAAGCGTTCAACCGCCTTGACATGGCCGTCTGGCGGGTTCTTCTCAATCTCTCAGTCACGCTTCTCCCGACCAACGGTGTCGTTGGGATTGATGCATCTAGATTCGACCGCAGTCGCGCCTCAATACACTACACAAAGCGAACGAAGCTGACGATTCAGCAGTTGAAAGTTACACTTCTCGTGGACACGAGAGAGAGTGCGATCCTCGATTTGCACGTGACGACGACGAGAAAACACGACTCGCAGATTGCGCCGTCGCTCATCAAGCGAAATGCTGAGAAAATAGCGACTCTTCTCGGAGATAAGGGATACGACGACCAGAAAATTCGTGCGTTAGCCCGTGATTTGGATGTTCGTCCACTCATCAAACACCGTGAGTTCTCCTCACTTCAGAAAGCGTGGAATGCTCGGCTGGACTCCGACCTCTACGGCCAACGGAGCCAGAGCGAAACTGTGAACTCTCGACTCAAGCGAAAATACGGTGTATTCGTTCGTTCACGACGTTGGTGGAAGCAGTTTCGTGAACTTGCTCTTGCGTGTCTCGTCCACAATCTCGACTGAGCCCTCTAACAATCAGTATAGAGAATACAGTCAGCAAAGCGATGTTCATTCGACGGCGACTCAGAGCATCGCAGCGAGGAAGCTGATTAAATCGATCTAATCCTTCAACACGACTCTGACAGTCAATTGCTGTTGAATGTTTCTGCAGGAATCAGCCCGACAACCAGACCCGAAATGCAAAATAGAAGTCCGAGATGAATCGCTGGATTGAGTTCTATGCTATCAAATATAACTTCAAAAGAATACCCGTAGAACATCAGGGCTATTCCGAACAGTTCTACAAGTATCGACCTGTGAATGTGCATCTTGTTATTTCATCTTGTCGTGAATTCAAACACATTACGGTATCAGCATCGGTTCGAGTGTTAGTGATCGACTTAAAGCGCGAGTTCAACACAGCTGTTGAAACCTGTCATTGACGGAGGGTTTCAACAAAGCCAAAAATCTTCGATTTGGACGGTCGCTCAGTCGTCGGCGGGGGCGGCGGAGTCGCTGCCGCTGCTGACGCCCGTGCCGGGACCGATATCGATTTCGAGTTCGTCGAGTTTCTCGTCGGGGACGACGCCGTCGACCCAGCCGCGGTGGCTGTAGTACTCGTCTTTCATCTCGTCGAGTTCGCAGAACTCGCCCTCGGAGGCGCCCTGTCCGGGGACGCCGCCCTCGCCGTCGAGGAACCGCGCCGGCAGCGAGTCGTCCGAACCGTCGAAGCCCGCGAGGTTGTTGTAGTAGCGTTCGAGATTGTAGACGCGCTCGCCCGCCTCGATGAGTTCGTCCTCGGTCACGTCGAGGCCGGTCATGCCGTTGTACTGCAGGACGTACTCCTCGATGCCCTCCGCGAAGGCGTTGAACTTGCAGATGTCGAAGCTGTCGGAGATGGCGTGGAGGTCCTGGAACGTCGCGGTGAGTTCGCCCTTGCCCTCCCACGCATACGGGTCGACCTTCTCGGGGACGCCGAGAATCTCGGCGGCCGGGGTGTAGGCGCGCAGGTGGCACGCCCCGCGATTCGAGGTGGCGTAGGCGATTCCCATGCCCTTCATGCAGCGCGGGTCGTACGCCGGAATCGTCTGGCCCTTGACGGCCAGCGAGTTCTCCTCTGCGTCTTTCTTCTCGGCGATGCGCCGCGCGCCCTCGGCGAGCAGGTCCGGGAGGCCCTCCTCGCGGTGCGAAATCCGCTCGATGAGGTCGACCATCGTCTCGGAGTCGCCCCAGTCGAGCGTCCCGACGTCGTCGAGTTTGCCCTCCTCGGACATCTCCATCGCCATCGCCATCATGTTGCCAACCTCGATGGTGTCGACGCCCATGTCGTTGCAGCGGTCGATCATGAGCGCGATGTCGTCGCGCTCGGTGTGGCCGGAGTTCGGGCCGAGCGCGTACGCCGACTCGTACTCGTACGACTCCATCCGGACGTTCATCTCCTCGCCCTTGTGCATCGTCGTCACCTCGACTTCCTTCTTACAGGCGACGGGGCAGGAGTGACACGTCGGCTCGTCGACGAGGATGTTCTCGCGGACGTTCTCGCCGGAGACCTCCTCGGCGTCGATGGTCGTCCCCTCGCTCTCGGAGAAGCTCCGCGTCGAGGTGTACTTGCCGTTCTTCACCGGGAGGCCGTCCATCTCCTCGGTGATGTTCATGAGGACGTTCGTCCCGTACATCGAGAGGCCGCCCTCGTTCGGCGCGGTGACGTCGGACTCCTGAATCGCCTGCATCCCCTGCTGGTAGCCCTTCTGGAACGTCTCGGGGTCCGCCGGCTTCGGCATCCGGGTGCCGGACTTGACGACGACCGCCTTGAGGTTCTTCGAGCCCATCACGCAGCCGGTGCCGCCGCGGCCCGAGGCTCGGTCGTCCTCGTTGACGATGCAGGCGTAGCGCACGCCGTTCTCGCCGCCGGGACCGATGGCCATCACGGAGACGTTCTTGCCGACGCTGCCGTCGACCTCCTCGCCGATGGTCTCGATGGTCTCGTGGACGCCCTTCCCCCACAGGTGAGAGGCGTCGCGGAGTTCGACCTCTCCGTCTTCGACGTACGCGTACACCGGCTCTTCGGCCTTGCCGTCGAAGACGAGGCCGTCGAAGCCGGACCACTTCAGCCGCGCGCCGGACCAGCCGCCGTGGTGGGAGTCGGTGACGGTGCCGGTGAGCGGCGATTTCGTGACGACGGCGATGCGGCCGCTCATCACCGTCTGGGTGCCCGTCAACGGACCGTTCATGAACGCGAGCCGGTTCTCCGGGCCGTCCGGGTCGACGTCCGGTCCGGCGTCGAAGACGTACTTCACGCCGAGGCCGCGCGCGCCGATGTACTTGCGCGCGTCCTCGTCGTCGATGCCTCGGTAGGCCACCTCGCCCGATGTGAGGTCGACCTCCCCTACGTGGTCCTGAAATCCGCCGAGTTCGGTCATTGTAAGGTACTATGATTATAATGGGGCCCCACTTCGTTAGCTGTTGTCGCGCCGATGTAACCACATTTAGTTACTCACGTCGCGGTCCCCGTCTCTCCGAGGCGGCGTCAGGCGTCTCGACACGTCGGCGGCGGAGCGGGAGTCTTATTCGAGCGGCGAGACCACTCCGAAGCGATGTCTTCGGCACCGCCGAGAACCGTAGCACGCTCCACGTTCCTCTCACCCCGTCTCCGCTGGGCGGCCGTCCTCGTCGTCGCCGGCGGCGTCTTCGCCGCCTCCGTCGTCACGCCGCCGGGCGACGGCGTCCCGACGCTCGGACCGTTCGGACTCGTCGGTGCGGACAAGTGGTTACACGCCGCGGCGTACGCCGCCGTCGCCGGGACGCTCTCGCACGCGCTCGCACCGCGGTTCCGGCGCGCGGCCCTCGGCGGCTTCCTCGGTGGGTCGGCCTACGGATTCTGCGTCGAGCTCGTCCAGGCGTTCGTCCCCGCCCGACAGTTCGACCTCCTCGACGCGGCCGCGAACGGCGTCGGTGCGGCACTCGGTGTAGGGCTCTGGTTGCTCTTCGCGTTCGCTCTCGCGTCGGCCGTCGGACGCGACTGACCGCGGCGAGTCGTCGGTGACTCGCCGCCGTCGAGTCGACGACAGCGGCCGCGATGCGGTGACGCCGCCGTCGGCCGAGGGGGAGACGAAGCGGCTTTACGCGCCCGTCGCCGAGTCGCACCAATGAGCGAGCCGAGTCCCGACGTGTACGAGCGGGGACGCGGAATGGACGCGCACAACAAGGTGATGCGCGAGATTCGCGGCCTCAAGGAGAAACACTACGACCCGCACGAACCGACCCGCGTCTGGATAGATGAGGACAACACGCCGAGCGGCGTCTACCAGTCTCTGACTATCATCCTCAACACCGGCGGCTGTCGGTGGGCGCGCGCCGGCGGCTGTACGATGTGCGGCTACGTCGCCGAGTCCGTCGAAGGCGGGACGGTCGAACACGAGGCGCTGATGGACCAGATACAGGTCTGTCTCGACCACGAGGCGGAGAACGCCGAAGAGAAGTCGCCGCTCATCAAAATCTACACCTCCGGGTCGTTCCTCGACGAGCGCGAGGTACCGGCGGAGACGCGGGACGCCATCGCGGAGACGTTCTCGGACCGAGAGCGCATCGTCGTCGAGTCGCTGCCCGACTTCGTCGACCGCGAGAAACTCGACGACTTCGTCTCGCGGGGGCTCGACACCGACGTGGCCGTCGGCCTCGAAACGGCGACCGACCGCGTCCGCCGCGACTGCGTGAACAAGTACTTCGCGTTCGACGATTTCGTCGCTGCGAGCGAGGAAGCCGACGCCGCGGGTGCGGGCATCAAAGCCTACCTCCTGATGAAGCCGCCGTTCCTCTCGGAGTCGGAGGCCATCGAGGACATGAAATCCTCCGTCCGTCGCTGCGCGGAGTACGCTCACACCGTCTCGATGAACCCCTGCAACGTCCAGCGCTACACGATGGTCGACGAGCTCCACTTCCGCGGCGGCTACCGGCCGCCGTGGCTCTGGTCGGTCGCCGAGGTGCTTCGCGACACCGCCGACGCCGACGCCATCGTCGTCTCCGACCCGGTTGGACACGGCTCCGACCGCGGCCCGCACAACTGCGGTGAGTGCGACGACCTCGTCCAGAAAGCCATCAAGGACTTCGACCTCCGACAGGACCCCTCCGTGTTCGAGCAGGTCGACTGCGACTGCAAGGCGACGTGGCGCGCCGTCGTCGAGGAGGAGACGAGCTACGCGATGCCGTTAGCGAACTGAGAAGACGGCTGGCGAAGCCAGAAGCGCAGACGGCGTCGGCGTACGTTCTCTTTTGGCCGGGTCCGGTAGTCGGCCGACACATCGCTGTAAGCGACCGTTTACGCCCGCGTAGGCCGCTCATAGTGATACCCGATGCCGTGCAGCGTCCAAGTAGGAGTCGAGCGGCCACCCGGCGGGAAGCGCCGCCCAGTCGCCGCCTCGACCAGTTCGACCATGAAACAGACGCAAGGAAGCTACAAGGCGATCTACTGCTCCGACGGCTGGCTGGAGATACGCGAAGACCAGAACGTCGAAGGCTGGATATCCACCGACTCGCCGGTGCCGGTCACGACGTAGGCGCTCGACCCGTTCCACTCCGTCTCTCGACGGAGCCACAGCGCTGCCGCAGTCGCCTCCTGACTGGCCCCTCCACCTGTTTTCTCGCCGCTCGGACGGTCGCCGGTCGACTGTTCAGGCGAACCCGCGGAGGATTCCCGCGCCGTCGGTCCCTCCCACGTCGGCGAGCGTCGCCCGTTCGGGGTGCGGCATCAACACCGCGACGCTCGCTCTCTCGCCGAGAATTCCGGCGACGTTGCCCGTAGAGCCGTTGGGGTTCGCCTCGTCGGTGACGTTGCCGTCTGCGTCGCAGTACCGGAACAGCACGCGGTCGGCCGCGTCGAGCGTCTCGTACTTCTCGGAGGAGATCTCGAACCGGCCCTCGCCGTGGGCGATGGGCACCTCGATGACTTCGCCCTCGTCGTAGGCGGCGGTCCACGGCGTCTCGGCGTTCTCGACCCGCAGGTGGACCCGTTCGCACTGGAACCGCGCGCTCCGGTTCGTCGTGAACGCGCCGTCGGTCAGTCCGGACTCGCAGCCGACCTGCGCGCCGTTGCAGACGCCCAAGACGGGAACGCCGCGCTCGGCCATGTCGCGGATCTCGTTCATGATGGGCGACTGGGCGGCCATCGCCCCCGCGCGGAGGTAGTCGCCGTAGGAGAACCCGCCCGGTAGCATCACGCCAGTCGCGTCCCCGGGCAGGCCGTCTTCGTGCCAGACGCGTTCGGCGTCGATACCGAGGTGGGTGAGCGCCGCGACGGCGTCGCGGTCGCAGTTCGACCCGCCGAACTGCACGACTGCGACCGTCACCGGAACCGCCTCCCGTGGGGGTAGACGACGGTCGGAATCGTGGAGACGGCGACGCTCATTCGGCTTCCTCGACCACCACGTCGTAGTCGTGGATGGTCGGATTTGCGAGCAGTCGCTCGGCCATCTCGTCGGCGCGTTCCTCGGCGTCCGACGCGGAGTCGGCGTCGACGTCCACCTCGAAGCGGTCCGCCGAGCGGAGCCCCCGCAGTTCGAAGCCGAGCCGTTCGAGCGCACGCTTTGTCGTCTCCGCCTCGGGGTCCAACACGCCGCGCTTCAGTCTGACGGTCACCGTCGCGGTGTACGCGGTCATCGTCCGACTCTGCGCGGTCGTGGGTAAAATGGCTTTTGGATACTCGTCGATAACCAAGTTCGTGTATATCGCGGCGTCTGTGGTGGGTCGACGTCCCGCCGCGTCCGCGTGTTCGTCGACGCCAGGTAGCTCACGACCGTTGATTCGAAAATCTCCGCTCTCGCCGAATTCGGTCAGTACGAGCCGTCTGGGGTGGCGGTAACGGGTCACTGCCTCTCGCGTTGTTGCCACGAACGGAAGACGTATCCTCAGTTATGCTCCACATTACCACGTGTTCACTCCCGGCTTCTTGGTGATGAGAGTATGACCCGTGAGTTGACCGAAATCACCGTCATCGGCGAGGACAAGACGGGCCTCGTCGCGCGTATCACGTCGCTTCTATTCGACCGCGGCATCAACATCGAAGATATCGACCAGGCCGTCCGCGAGGGAATTTTCCGGATGACGCTGCACGCCGACACCGGCGAGATGGTGTGCACGTCCGAGACGCTCCGCTCGACGCTCGACGACCTCGCGACCGAGCTCGGCGTCGAGATCCAAGTCCGGTTTCCGTCCGACCGCGAGACGAAGCGCCTCGCCGTGCTCGTGACGAAGGAGTCGCACTGTCTGGAGGCGCTGTTCGAGGCGTGGGCCAACGACGAACTCGACGCCGAGATCGGCGTCGTCATCGGCAACCACGACGACCTCCAGCCGCTGGCGGACCACTACAACGTGCCGTTCCACGACATCGGCGACAAGAAAGGCGGAGCCGACGAAGGCGAACTGCTCGAACTGCTCGACGAGTACGACGTGGACCTCATCGTTCTCGCGCGCTATATGCGCATCCTCTCGCCGAACGTCGTCTTCCGCTACGAGGACCGCATCATCAATATCCATCCGAGCCTCCTTCCCTCGTTTCCCGGCGCGGCCGCCTACCGCCAGGCGAAGGAAGGCGGCGTCAGAATCGCGGGCGTCACCGCCCACTACGTGACCACCGACCTCGACCAGGGGCCCATCATCACCCAGCGCGCGTTCGACGTACCCGACGACGCGTCGGTCGACGAAATCAAAGCGCGCGGGCAACCGCTGGAAGCCGACGCGCTCCTCGAAGCGGTGAAGCTACATCTCGGCGACGCGCTGAGCGTCCACCGGGGCCAGACGAGTCTCCGCGATGACGAGGATATCGACTACCAACTCGGCCTCTCGAAGGAAGCGCAGGCGGCGAACCCCGACCGCCCCGTCGACGGGAAACTGCCGCAGTCGCTGCAGAGACCGGCCGAGCCGAACGAACCGAGCGACGACTGACGTCGTCTCTTCTCTCCGCCTCGTCACAGATTCCGCACCGCGTCGATCGCTTCGTCGAGTTCCGGCGCGTCGAACCAGTCGAAGTTCGTGTACGCGTTCGTCCCGGCGGCGTACATCTCCGAGACAGTTTCGACGACCGAATCCGGCAGCACCGGCGGCTCGGCGTCGCACAACGCGCGCCAGTCGGGGTCGTCGCGGCGGTCCGCTTCGGTTTTCGCGTCGCCGACGGCGTCGACCCACTCGGGGTGCTCGCGCTTGTAGTACTGGCGGACGACCTCCTTCGACATCTCCTGGCCGTCGTAGCTGAACCGATTCTCGTCGAACGTCCCGACGACGTCGGCGACTTTGATGGCTCCGTCGTGGTAGAGACACTCGATTTTGCCGTCCTCGTGGACCAGCCCCGTCTGCTCGGCGCGGTCGGTGAGGATGTGGTTCACCGCGAGCGCCAACTCTTCGAGGCGGTCGATATCGGCCGGTCCCGAGATATCGTCGGCCTCGTCCCGCGAGAGGTAGCGGTCGCGCTCTTCGAACTTGGTGGAGAACTCGACGACCGGCCGCGGGAGGTCGACGACTTCGTCGGGCCACCCGTCGTAGTCGAGGCCGTAGTCGGCGGGGTCGCCGCGCGAGCGGAGGCTCGACCCGACGGGAACCGTGTTCCGGAAGACGATTTCGAGCGGAATCAGGTAGTTGTCCCCGACGGCGTCGTAGAACCCGTCGTAGTCGTAGCCGTCGTCGTATCGGAGGTTCGGCACCTGCACGAGGTCGATAGCCATCTCGCGGGGCGGCTCGGTGGTCTCGCCGAGTTCGACCTCCTCGCCGCCTTCGACCACGCCACGGTAGTGCGTCGGGATGTGGTTGACGTCGAGTAACTCGAAGTTGTACGCGCCCATCGTACAGAGGCTCGCTCCCTTCCCCGGTATCTCGTCGGGCATCTTCCCCCAGTCGAAGACGGAGTAGTCGTCGGTGAAGACGAAGCTCCCCCGTCCGAGCGAGTCGGCCGTCGGTTCCTCGGCCACGCGGAACTCCTTGACGCTCGTCATAGCTGAACACGCGGCGGCGCACGGTAAGTAACTTTCACTTCTGTGCTGATTCGAGAGGAAGTGGAGTCCGAAATGCGCACGTTTGTGTGTTGTCTCGACGTGTGCTCGAAAACGTGCTGTGACAACACGCGTCGCTATCGCTGTGTCGATTGCGAACAGGCGACCCGTCTCCGTCCGCGAGCGGTGCGTCGCACACCAGCCTCGACCGACTCGCGGTAGTTCGTTAACTCACGAGCGGTCTGGCCCCGTCATCGGTGATAAACGTCGGGAGTGTGTGAGACGCTACCGGCACCCGAGAGTATTAGCCTCGGGACCGCACGCTTACCGTATGAGCGACGGCTACTCCGGCGCGGACCTCTTCGTCGACGCGCTCGAACAGTACGGTGTCACGCATCTCTTCGGTAACCCCGGGACGACCGAACTACCGGTGATGCGGGCGCTGGAGGACAGCGACCTCGACTACGTACTCGGTCTCCACGAGGACGTCGCCGTCGGGGCGGCCGCCGGATACGCCAGCACCCGACGGTACCACGGTCACCGCGATCCCGACGTGTTACCGGTCGGCGTCGTCAACCTCCACGTCGCTCCCGGACTCGCTCACGGCCTCGGCAACCTCTACGGTGCGAGCGTCGCGGGGGCACCGCTCGTCGTCACGGCGGGCAACCACAGCACCGATTTCCGCCACGAGGAGCCCATCCTCTCGGGCGACCTCCGCGAACTGACCGACCAGTTC of Haloprofundus halophilus contains these proteins:
- a CDS encoding aldehyde ferredoxin oxidoreductase family protein: MTELGGFQDHVGEVDLTSGEVAYRGIDDEDARKYIGARGLGVKYVFDAGPDVDPDGPENRLAFMNGPLTGTQTVMSGRIAVVTKSPLTGTVTDSHHGGWSGARLKWSGFDGLVFDGKAEEPVYAYVEDGEVELRDASHLWGKGVHETIETIGEEVDGSVGKNVSVMAIGPGGENGVRYACIVNEDDRASGRGGTGCVMGSKNLKAVVVKSGTRMPKPADPETFQKGYQQGMQAIQESDVTAPNEGGLSMYGTNVLMNITEEMDGLPVKNGKYTSTRSFSESEGTTIDAEEVSGENVRENILVDEPTCHSCPVACKKEVEVTTMHKGEEMNVRMESYEYESAYALGPNSGHTERDDIALMIDRCNDMGVDTIEVGNMMAMAMEMSEEGKLDDVGTLDWGDSETMVDLIERISHREEGLPDLLAEGARRIAEKKDAEENSLAVKGQTIPAYDPRCMKGMGIAYATSNRGACHLRAYTPAAEILGVPEKVDPYAWEGKGELTATFQDLHAISDSFDICKFNAFAEGIEEYVLQYNGMTGLDVTEDELIEAGERVYNLERYYNNLAGFDGSDDSLPARFLDGEGGVPGQGASEGEFCELDEMKDEYYSHRGWVDGVVPDEKLDELEIDIGPGTGVSSGSDSAAPADD
- a CDS encoding AzlD domain-containing protein, which translates into the protein MTTSYPTTTVWAVVLAIGVLTFAIRFSFLALFGSGSAGGRSGAGETVSPRIRAVLRYVPPAVLAALVFPAIVTIEPTVIETLSNDRLLAGAIAAAVAWRTESVIATITVGMGALWALQFLL
- the purQ gene encoding phosphoribosylformylglycinamidine synthase I, encoding MTVAVVQFGGSNCDRDAVAALTHLGIDAERVWHEDGLPGDATGVMLPGGFSYGDYLRAGAMAAQSPIMNEIRDMAERGVPVLGVCNGAQVGCESGLTDGAFTTNRSARFQCERVHLRVENAETPWTAAYDEGEVIEVPIAHGEGRFEISSEKYETLDAADRVLFRYCDADGNVTDEANPNGSTGNVAGILGERASVAVLMPHPERATLADVGGTDGAGILRGFA
- a CDS encoding class I SAM-dependent methyltransferase, with protein sequence MSAENSERPGKSVDELRRIYGDAASQFDRAEPFDRLFLGRSRHRLFSRASGRVLDVACGTGANFPYLPAGVSVVGVDLSPEMLERARKRADELGIDADLREADAQALPFGDDSFDTVVSSLSTCTFPDPVAALEEMARVCEPDGQILLLEHGRSRVEPLARLQDRFAPWHFEQMGCRWNQTPEQVVIEAGLRVDGVSHRYLGILTELVASPSEQPSDSHPSSEREAF
- a CDS encoding VanZ family protein, which encodes MSSAPPRTVARSTFLSPRLRWAAVLVVAGGVFAASVVTPPGDGVPTLGPFGLVGADKWLHAAAYAAVAGTLSHALAPRFRRAALGGFLGGSAYGFCVELVQAFVPARQFDLLDAAANGVGAALGVGLWLLFAFALASAVGRD
- a CDS encoding AzlC family ABC transporter permease, producing the protein MNVPTELRTGVRDVLPLFLGIVPFAVVFGVAAVDAGLSAAQAVGLSVFVFAGASQLATLDLLARDAAVPVVVLTAVVINLRMLMYSASLAPYFRSLAGRSKAVLAYFLTDQAYALSVAHYGPLGEAEPSGVSDRRWYYLGVAVSLWVVWQLGTVAGLVLGTGVPDGWGLDFTVPLVFLALLVPAMKDVPTTVAGVCGGVVAVVAAGLPLNLGLLVGATVGIVAGLLAERGPR
- the purS gene encoding phosphoribosylformylglycinamidine synthase subunit PurS, which gives rise to MTAYTATVTVRLKRGVLDPEAETTKRALERLGFELRGLRSADRFEVDVDADSASDAEERADEMAERLLANPTIHDYDVVVEEAE
- a CDS encoding archaeosine biosynthesis radical SAM protein RaSEA, which encodes MSEPSPDVYERGRGMDAHNKVMREIRGLKEKHYDPHEPTRVWIDEDNTPSGVYQSLTIILNTGGCRWARAGGCTMCGYVAESVEGGTVEHEALMDQIQVCLDHEAENAEEKSPLIKIYTSGSFLDEREVPAETRDAIAETFSDRERIVVESLPDFVDREKLDDFVSRGLDTDVAVGLETATDRVRRDCVNKYFAFDDFVAASEEADAAGAGIKAYLLMKPPFLSESEAIEDMKSSVRRCAEYAHTVSMNPCNVQRYTMVDELHFRGGYRPPWLWSVAEVLRDTADADAIVVSDPVGHGSDRGPHNCGECDDLVQKAIKDFDLRQDPSVFEQVDCDCKATWRAVVEEETSYAMPLAN
- a CDS encoding IS5 family transposase; amino-acid sequence: MQTLPKSRLLQFVEQAFHLAQRAVARYSSKFSKRRYTLHQHIVLLCLKVRKNTTYRTLLDELIEMPRIRRAINLDELPSPSTLCKAFNRLDMAVWRVLLNLSVTLLPTNGVVGIDASRFDRSRASIHYTKRTKLTIQQLKVTLLVDTRESAILDLHVTTTRKHDSQIAPSLIKRNAEKIATLLGDKGYDDQKIRALARDLDVRPLIKHREFSSLQKAWNARLDSDLYGQRSQSETVNSRLKRKYGVFVRSRRWWKQFRELALACLVHNLD
- a CDS encoding glycerol ABC transporter substrate-binding protein is translated as MSRSPPTLRELARTNAGIVALVLFFFLALYSILIAQQLFFVIWLAVAVLPLYLLYRFVLAFERIADAAQRFAAVRERESPSEERP